In a single window of the Planctomycetota bacterium genome:
- a CDS encoding glycosyltransferase family 39 protein, with amino-acid sequence MSQQKPPLQHSLLLTLYSVLLAFLICAALWPATRWVEFSTGSEQLVVAAALESQREGTWERRLVPTMAGEPRLRKPPLTTWLAMAVVSTDEARQLASGSIDDAAFAWAAMKIRGVALLLGALTLVLTFELGRVLVDREAGWLALAVCGSTFFFAEQFSRLTTDVVLATTVVGANVALAHAVLRGRRWGIVVCGLMLGFSFLAKGPVGLLMTLGPLAVLWLVMKVAAGLRPAVRLRPAGSQLPVSVAVFGSLLVFLLIAVPWFVYVLRAEPGAWSVWTQEVARTDQTVPSSDPWAYLIFPLLTGPWAIFTLLGLVGGLLLVRRRLPRLMRTARRHRVGLLWATLMVVVPIVVMTLFRDRKDRYLLPLIPPAALLAGVAIRTIAANVVRHPKLGHIIFGLNWLVLLAFAVGMPVATMVLPRNEYDDPSSWLPVWLGISLAVVGLVCWLLWFRLGGGHKWLIPARVVTATVFLFLFATNVFLAGYANSREAKADLKPIAEVIRTQTPDADVWHGETFVPPGLLIYSGRIVRPEPSSFDPASQHVFVKRQRRAETDPPPTMPEPWRVLTTARRDRSIWWAFVKEPTSP; translated from the coding sequence ATGAGTCAGCAGAAGCCTCCTCTCCAGCACTCTTTACTCCTTACTCTTTACTCGGTACTTCTGGCCTTTCTGATCTGCGCTGCCCTCTGGCCCGCGACGCGGTGGGTCGAGTTTTCGACGGGCAGCGAGCAACTCGTCGTCGCGGCGGCGCTGGAGTCGCAGCGCGAAGGCACGTGGGAGCGGCGTCTCGTCCCGACGATGGCCGGCGAGCCGCGACTCCGAAAACCGCCGCTGACGACGTGGCTGGCGATGGCGGTCGTGTCGACGGACGAAGCCCGGCAGCTCGCCTCGGGCTCGATCGACGACGCCGCATTCGCATGGGCGGCGATGAAAATCCGCGGCGTCGCGTTGCTGCTTGGAGCGCTCACGCTCGTGCTGACGTTCGAGCTGGGCCGGGTGCTCGTCGATCGCGAGGCTGGTTGGCTGGCGTTGGCGGTGTGCGGATCGACGTTCTTCTTTGCCGAGCAGTTCTCGCGTCTGACAACGGACGTGGTGCTGGCGACGACGGTGGTCGGTGCGAACGTCGCGTTGGCCCATGCGGTGCTGCGTGGCAGGCGCTGGGGCATCGTGGTGTGCGGGCTGATGCTGGGGTTCTCGTTCCTCGCGAAGGGACCCGTCGGTCTGTTGATGACCCTGGGACCGCTCGCAGTGCTTTGGCTCGTCATGAAGGTAGCTGCGGGGCTGCGGCCCGCAGTCCGACTGAGACCCGCAGGGTCGCAGCTACCTGTCAGTGTCGCGGTGTTTGGAAGCCTCTTGGTGTTCCTGCTGATCGCGGTTCCGTGGTTCGTCTACGTGCTCCGAGCAGAGCCCGGTGCGTGGAGCGTCTGGACGCAGGAAGTGGCGCGGACGGACCAGACGGTCCCGTCAAGCGACCCGTGGGCCTACCTCATCTTCCCGCTGCTGACGGGGCCGTGGGCGATCTTCACACTGCTCGGGCTGGTCGGGGGGCTGCTGCTCGTGCGACGTCGGCTGCCGCGTTTGATGCGGACGGCCCGACGGCACCGCGTCGGCCTGCTATGGGCAACGTTGATGGTCGTCGTACCGATCGTGGTGATGACGCTGTTTCGCGATCGCAAGGACCGCTACCTCCTGCCGCTCATCCCGCCCGCGGCACTGCTTGCGGGTGTCGCGATTCGGACGATCGCCGCGAACGTCGTGCGGCACCCGAAGCTCGGCCACATCATCTTTGGCCTGAACTGGCTGGTGCTGCTCGCCTTCGCCGTCGGCATGCCAGTCGCGACGATGGTCCTGCCGCGGAACGAGTACGACGACCCGTCGTCGTGGCTTCCGGTGTGGCTCGGCATCTCACTTGCCGTCGTCGGGCTGGTCTGCTGGCTGCTCTGGTTTCGACTCGGTGGCGGGCACAAGTGGCTGATTCCCGCCCGCGTCGTGACGGCGACGGTGTTTCTGTTCCTTTTTGCGACCAACGTCTTCCTCGCCGGCTACGCCAACAGCCGCGAGGCCAAGGCCGACCTGAAGCCGATCGCCGAGGTGATTCGCACCCAGACGCCCGACGCCGACGTCTGGCACGGTGAGACATTCGTCCCGCCGGGCCTGTTGATCTACAGCGGCCGGATTGTCCGACCGGAGCCGTCGTCGTTCGATCCGGCGAGTCAGCACGTCTTCGTGAAGCGGCAACGTCGCGCCGAGACCGACCCGCCGCCGACGATGCCGGAGCCGTGGCGCGTGCTGACGACCGCCCGGCGAGACCGCAGCATCTGGTGGGCCTTTGTGAAAGAGCCGACCTCGCCGTGA
- a CDS encoding GNAT family N-acetyltransferase, producing the protein MTEIRYATPADADATLAFIAESGFTPRDRATWDVLAMGAVLAVRSGRIVGAIPFEPRQLAIDTDGRSVSVVHQTCVAVAEAERGTGLGSRMQRFLADAPPAGVGFATVFREEPTSPAYRWYVRSGFEPAASVDAFLLDEPVADQGTASPRWLDVGDQAFTDAARRLDAISTPGRVADRPLVNWLRVHPYRGRYRFRAAVSGDTVALVGIGKLHSDTERLELLAWHTPTLESLSSLVRSIVTHAAEHGIRPVRWPLATNDPAAGVARSLGMRVHWQFDLLARRLADEAPSLPAPNGVRYAGIDYI; encoded by the coding sequence GTGACCGAGATCCGCTACGCAACGCCCGCCGATGCTGACGCGACGCTGGCGTTCATCGCCGAGAGCGGGTTCACGCCACGCGACCGAGCGACGTGGGACGTGCTGGCGATGGGAGCGGTGCTCGCGGTGCGTAGCGGTCGAATCGTCGGGGCGATTCCATTCGAGCCGCGTCAACTCGCCATCGACACCGACGGCCGCAGCGTCAGCGTCGTCCACCAGACGTGCGTCGCCGTCGCCGAGGCCGAACGCGGCACGGGGCTCGGCTCACGCATGCAACGCTTCCTCGCCGACGCTCCGCCGGCCGGCGTCGGATTCGCGACGGTCTTTCGTGAGGAACCGACGTCGCCCGCGTACCGGTGGTACGTCCGCTCGGGATTCGAGCCGGCCGCGTCGGTCGATGCGTTCCTGCTGGACGAGCCCGTTGCGGATCAGGGGACTGCATCACCGCGTTGGTTGGATGTGGGCGATCAGGCGTTCACCGACGCCGCGCGGCGATTGGACGCGATATCGACGCCGGGTCGCGTGGCCGATCGGCCGCTTGTCAACTGGCTCCGCGTTCATCCGTACCGAGGGCGGTACAGGTTTCGAGCTGCCGTGTCCGGAGACACGGTCGCACTCGTCGGCATCGGCAAGCTGCACAGCGATACCGAACGCCTCGAACTGCTCGCGTGGCACACGCCGACGCTGGAGTCGCTTTCGAGCCTCGTCCGGTCGATCGTCACCCATGCAGCCGAGCACGGGATTCGACCGGTCCGCTGGCCGCTTGCGACGAACGACCCGGCCGCTGGCGTCGCGCGATCGCTCGGCATGCGGGTGCACTGGCAGTTCGACCTGCTTGCACGACGCCTGGCGGATGAGGCACCTTCGCTCCCGGCTCCGAATGGCGTGCGCTACGCGGGCATCGATTACATCTGA
- a CDS encoding polysaccharide deacetylase family protein has protein sequence MSAIAAMYHYVRPARPTPPAGIRPLSLDAFEQQLDWLQTHYRPLEPDAFAAEVRDGWHEPLPPALLTFDDGTRDHLDVAAPVLDRRGLRGVFFVLAGPSRDGTMPLTHALHWALGDEDRLWDALVSTVGETALGDPAEARRIYHYEPDRRARIKYAVNFALDEDRARAVVAACLDSAGVNERDLAEEWFLSEADVKTLRDRGHVVGVHGVSHRGLPILGAEAMSREIADCADWLTDLLDERPTWFACPFGGSGASDADRQGLRDAVDAIGLRISVGTEKQPIHGRRTDLHDLPRFDAIDLPPIGEALSLRSAA, from the coding sequence ATGTCCGCGATCGCCGCGATGTACCACTACGTCCGCCCGGCCCGGCCCACGCCGCCCGCTGGGATTCGGCCGCTGTCGCTCGATGCATTCGAGCAGCAGCTCGACTGGCTTCAGACGCACTATCGCCCACTCGAGCCCGACGCGTTCGCGGCCGAGGTTCGTGACGGCTGGCATGAGCCGCTGCCGCCGGCGCTGCTCACGTTCGACGATGGGACACGCGATCACCTCGACGTCGCGGCACCGGTACTCGATCGGCGTGGGCTACGCGGCGTCTTCTTCGTGCTCGCCGGACCGAGCCGCGACGGCACGATGCCCCTCACGCACGCGCTGCACTGGGCGCTCGGCGACGAAGACCGACTCTGGGATGCGCTGGTCTCCACCGTCGGCGAGACGGCTCTGGGCGACCCGGCCGAGGCTCGTCGCATCTACCACTACGAACCCGATCGCCGGGCACGCATCAAGTACGCGGTTAACTTCGCCCTGGACGAAGACCGTGCCCGAGCCGTCGTCGCCGCGTGCCTCGACTCCGCGGGTGTGAACGAACGCGATCTGGCCGAAGAGTGGTTTCTCAGCGAGGCCGATGTGAAGACGCTTCGTGACCGCGGCCACGTCGTCGGCGTGCACGGTGTGAGCCATCGCGGGCTGCCAATTCTCGGTGCCGAGGCGATGTCCCGCGAGATCGCCGACTGTGCAGACTGGCTGACCGACCTGCTCGACGAGCGGCCGACATGGTTTGCATGCCCCTTCGGGGGAAGTGGCGCAAGCGATGCCGACCGACAAGGGCTTCGCGATGCCGTCGACGCAATCGGCCTTCGGATCAGCGTCGGCACCGAGAAGCAGCCCATCCATGGTCGTCGCACCGACCTCCACGACCTGCCGCGTTTCGACGCGATTGACCTGCCGCCCATCGGCGAAGCGCTGTCGCTTCGGAGCGCCGCGTGA
- a CDS encoding class I SAM-dependent methyltransferase, with product MLAKPSPNVLQPAVLTCGVCGAEVPGDATLCPKCVAPINVASIGDLAGDTDFCLTSLLQVLAEARRQQRATVGPCDLWDAYLSAFWARPETAIILWAEAKAALDAIQAIGRPSSPWLELGCGDGVHAALLNGWRFESSFDVFHATNAGAADAYATFDATGFAPAITAQGRQIAVGVDLKPGAVERAAALGVFERVEQADVTKLPVPDVSMGVVFSNMLGQLDEDAIAATLQEVHRVLRPGGVLLVSAMAEGFGDRLFFHPQADQAEAANDHAAARRLRRLDRGRHAFETARSIDDWRDRFASAGLSHVESRPLIGEPVLQFWDTGLRPFFPQFKAARDSLCDAKAWDVVKPLLLAGLDALLRPLLAEAIDPAGPAGMHVHVVRKPE from the coding sequence ATGCTTGCCAAGCCGAGCCCCAACGTGCTCCAGCCCGCCGTGTTGACGTGCGGCGTCTGTGGTGCCGAGGTGCCCGGCGACGCGACGCTTTGCCCGAAGTGCGTCGCCCCAATCAACGTCGCCAGCATCGGCGACCTCGCAGGCGACACCGACTTCTGCTTGACCTCGCTGCTGCAGGTCCTCGCCGAGGCCCGTCGCCAACAGCGGGCGACGGTCGGGCCGTGCGACCTGTGGGACGCCTACCTGTCCGCCTTCTGGGCGAGACCCGAGACGGCGATCATCCTGTGGGCGGAGGCCAAAGCCGCGCTGGACGCGATCCAGGCCATCGGCCGTCCATCAAGCCCGTGGCTCGAACTCGGCTGCGGTGACGGCGTTCACGCGGCGTTGCTCAACGGCTGGCGATTCGAGAGTTCATTCGACGTCTTCCACGCCACCAACGCCGGTGCTGCTGACGCCTACGCGACGTTCGACGCGACCGGATTCGCCCCGGCGATCACCGCACAAGGCCGACAGATTGCCGTCGGCGTCGACTTGAAGCCGGGTGCCGTCGAACGCGCGGCGGCGCTGGGCGTCTTCGAGCGTGTCGAGCAGGCCGACGTCACGAAGCTGCCAGTGCCTGACGTAAGCATGGGCGTCGTCTTTTCAAACATGCTCGGCCAGCTGGACGAAGACGCGATCGCGGCGACGCTCCAGGAAGTCCACCGCGTGCTTCGGCCTGGCGGCGTGCTGCTGGTGTCCGCGATGGCCGAGGGCTTTGGCGACCGGCTCTTCTTCCATCCACAAGCGGATCAGGCTGAGGCTGCGAACGACCACGCGGCAGCAAGGCGTCTGCGTCGCCTGGACCGTGGGCGGCACGCGTTCGAGACGGCACGTTCGATCGACGACTGGCGTGATCGATTCGCCAGCGCCGGCCTGTCACACGTCGAGAGTCGCCCGCTGATCGGCGAGCCGGTGCTCCAGTTCTGGGACACAGGTCTTCGGCCGTTTTTTCCGCAGTTCAAAGCCGCCCGTGATTCGCTCTGCGATGCCAAGGCGTGGGACGTGGTCAAGCCGCTGTTGCTCGCCGGTCTCGACGCGCTGCTACGCCCGCTATTGGCGGAAGCCATCGATCCTGCCGGACCGGCCGGCATGCACGTTCACGTTGTCCGCAAGCCCGAGTGA
- the ppdK gene encoding pyruvate, phosphate dikinase, translating into MPRTASPAKRATKAAKKTAKTAKKIVKKATKKAKTAARRVAGKRVYFFGPSGTEGKRDQKLLLGGKGANLADMTTSGFPVPPGFTITTETCAEYNSGGKKLPAGLMDEVAKNVRKTERATGKKFGNAKKPLLLSVRSGAAVSMPGMMDTVLNLGLTDEIVEAMAKTNDRFAYDSYRRLINMYGDVVVGVHHHYFEEAISAMKKARGVEEDTDLTADDLKKLCGEYKKVFKKHAGFAFPQNPEKQLELAIEAVFKSWDSDKAISYRRAEGIGNLAGTAVNCQTMVFGNMGDDCATGVGFTRDPSSGENKFLVEYLVNAQGEDVVAGIRTPKGLTAMKKELPAMYKELMSIRERLEKRYRDMQDFEFTLEQGTFYMLQTRNGKRTGRAALKIATDLLKEKKVDQKQAVRLVTPGHLDQLLHPAFQPAARKSAKVLTSGLNASPGAAVGKLAFTAQDAKQRAESGEAVILVRRETSPEDVDGMHAAQGILTSTGGKTSHAAVVARGWGKPCVCGAGAVEINASKETATINGKVYGPGDFLSIDGTTGDVLDGEVPTQDPEPDRNFKKLMTLADKFRKLNVRTNADTPADSKKAREFGAEGIGLCRTEHMFFEPERRGPMREMILATTTKGREKALKKLLPIQRKDFAGLFKAMKGLPVTIRLLDPPLHEFLPHVDQYKEIELIAGNTGVTPDEVRARITALHESNPMLGHRGCRLAVTYPEILRMQVRAILEAALQVGGNIVPEIMIPLAGTDKELSYLIEHLHDEAQQVFKAKKKKCKYLVGTMIEVPRAAITADQIAAQAEFFSFGTNDLTQMTFGYSRDDAGVFLREYVDKGILPEDPFQSLDQSGVGEMVRIGVEKGRAARKGLKLGICGEHGGDPSSVHFCHEVGLDYVSCSPFRVPIARLAAAHAALK; encoded by the coding sequence ATGCCCCGCACCGCGTCCCCCGCGAAGCGCGCCACCAAGGCCGCAAAGAAGACCGCCAAGACGGCCAAGAAAATCGTTAAGAAAGCGACAAAGAAAGCCAAGACCGCCGCACGCCGAGTCGCCGGCAAGCGTGTCTACTTCTTCGGGCCCAGCGGCACCGAAGGCAAGCGCGACCAGAAGCTCCTCCTCGGCGGCAAGGGTGCCAACCTCGCCGACATGACCACCAGCGGCTTCCCCGTGCCGCCCGGGTTCACCATCACCACCGAGACCTGCGCCGAGTACAACTCCGGCGGCAAGAAGCTCCCGGCCGGCCTGATGGACGAGGTCGCCAAGAACGTCCGCAAGACCGAACGTGCCACCGGCAAGAAGTTCGGCAACGCCAAGAAGCCCCTGCTGCTCAGCGTCCGCTCCGGCGCGGCCGTCTCCATGCCGGGCATGATGGACACCGTCCTCAACCTCGGCCTCACCGACGAGATCGTCGAGGCGATGGCCAAGACGAACGACCGCTTCGCCTACGACAGCTACCGCCGACTCATCAACATGTACGGCGACGTGGTCGTCGGCGTGCACCACCACTACTTCGAAGAGGCCATCTCGGCCATGAAGAAGGCGCGTGGTGTCGAGGAAGACACGGATCTGACGGCCGACGACCTGAAGAAGCTCTGTGGCGAGTACAAGAAGGTCTTCAAGAAGCACGCCGGCTTCGCCTTCCCGCAGAACCCTGAGAAGCAGCTCGAATTGGCCATCGAGGCCGTGTTCAAGAGCTGGGACAGCGACAAGGCGATCAGCTACCGACGCGCCGAGGGCATCGGCAACCTCGCCGGCACGGCCGTCAACTGCCAGACGATGGTCTTCGGCAACATGGGCGACGACTGCGCCACCGGCGTCGGCTTCACGCGTGACCCGTCCAGCGGCGAGAACAAGTTCCTCGTCGAGTACCTCGTCAACGCCCAGGGCGAAGACGTGGTCGCGGGCATCCGCACGCCCAAGGGCCTTACCGCCATGAAGAAGGAGCTTCCGGCCATGTACAAGGAGCTCATGAGCATCCGCGAGCGTCTGGAGAAGCGCTACCGCGACATGCAGGACTTCGAGTTCACGCTGGAGCAAGGCACCTTCTACATGCTCCAGACGCGCAATGGAAAGCGCACCGGCCGGGCCGCGCTGAAGATCGCGACGGACCTGCTCAAAGAGAAGAAGGTCGACCAGAAGCAGGCCGTCCGCCTCGTCACGCCGGGCCACCTGGATCAGCTGCTCCACCCGGCGTTCCAGCCGGCCGCCCGCAAGTCGGCCAAGGTGCTGACCAGCGGCCTCAACGCGTCGCCCGGCGCGGCCGTCGGCAAGCTGGCCTTCACCGCCCAGGATGCCAAGCAGCGTGCCGAGTCGGGCGAGGCCGTCATCCTGGTCCGTCGCGAGACGTCGCCCGAAGACGTCGACGGCATGCACGCCGCTCAGGGCATTCTCACCAGCACCGGCGGCAAGACGAGCCACGCGGCCGTCGTCGCCCGCGGCTGGGGCAAGCCGTGTGTCTGCGGCGCCGGCGCCGTTGAGATCAACGCCTCCAAGGAGACTGCCACGATCAACGGAAAGGTCTACGGCCCAGGCGACTTCCTCTCGATCGACGGCACCACGGGTGACGTCCTCGACGGTGAAGTCCCGACGCAGGACCCGGAGCCGGATCGCAACTTCAAGAAACTCATGACGCTGGCGGACAAGTTCCGCAAGCTCAACGTCCGCACCAACGCTGACACGCCGGCCGACAGCAAGAAGGCCCGCGAGTTTGGTGCCGAGGGCATCGGGCTTTGCCGGACTGAGCACATGTTCTTCGAGCCGGAGCGGCGCGGCCCGATGCGCGAGATGATCCTCGCGACCACCACCAAGGGTCGCGAGAAGGCGCTCAAGAAGCTTCTGCCCATCCAGCGGAAGGACTTCGCCGGCCTGTTCAAGGCGATGAAGGGCCTGCCCGTCACGATCCGCCTGCTCGACCCGCCGCTGCACGAGTTCCTGCCGCACGTCGACCAGTACAAGGAGATCGAGCTCATCGCCGGCAACACCGGCGTCACGCCCGACGAGGTCCGCGCTCGCATCACCGCACTGCACGAGTCGAACCCGATGCTCGGCCACCGTGGTTGCCGACTGGCCGTGACGTATCCCGAGATCCTCCGCATGCAGGTGCGGGCGATCCTGGAAGCGGCGCTTCAGGTCGGTGGGAACATCGTTCCGGAGATCATGATCCCGCTCGCCGGCACGGACAAGGAGCTGAGCTACCTCATCGAGCACCTGCACGACGAGGCCCAGCAGGTCTTCAAGGCCAAGAAAAAGAAGTGCAAGTACCTCGTCGGCACGATGATCGAGGTGCCCCGCGCCGCGATCACCGCCGACCAGATCGCCGCACAGGCCGAGTTCTTCAGCTTCGGCACGAACGACCTGACGCAGATGACCTTCGGCTACAGCCGCGACGACGCGGGCGTCTTCCTTCGCGAGTACGTCGACAAGGGCAT